A window from Peromyscus eremicus chromosome 1, PerEre_H2_v1, whole genome shotgun sequence encodes these proteins:
- the LOC131901733 gene encoding olfactory receptor 51I2-like, which produces MLSSQSFINISFFQPQSFLMTGIPGLEAIHGWISIPFSSMYTVALTGNCLILLAVKRTHSLHQPMYYFLSMLALSDVGLSLSTLPSTLGVLWFDYQLIDFHACLIQMFFLHFFSVVESSVLLAMSFDRFVAISNPLRYASVLTNNVIIRIGMAITTRATLSLLPLPFLLKRLNYCPGKILLSHSFCFHADVMKLACADITVNILYGLYVVLSTVGVDSLLIVMSYALILHTVMGLASPGERVRTLNTCVSHILAVLVFYIPVIGVSMIHRFGKHLPHIVHALVAYVYLVVPPVLNPIIYSVKSKPIRGAMFRVLSRKSQG; this is translated from the coding sequence ATGCTCTCTTCACAGTCCTTCATCAACATCTCCTTCTTCCAGCCACAGTCTTTCCTCATGACTGGCATCCCAGGGCTAGAGGCCATCCACGGCTGGATCTCCATCCCCTTCTCCTCCATGTACACTGTGGCACTCACTGGAAACTGCCTCATCCTCCTGGCTGTGAAGAGGACCCATAGCTTACACCAGCCCATGTACTACTTCCTGTCCATGCTGGCCCTAAGCGATGTGGGCCTCAGCTTGTCCACACTGCCTTCCACTCTGGGTGTGCTCTGGTTTGACTATCAACTCATTGACTTCCATGCTTGTCTGATCCAGATGTTCTTTCTGCATTTCTTCTCTGTGGTAGAGTCTTCAGTACTCTTGGCCATGTCATTTGACCGCTTTGTGGCTATCTCCAACCCACTACGCTATGCATCTGTCCTCACTAATAATGTCATCATCAGGATTGGTATGGCCATTACGACCCGAGCTACTCTGTCCCTCTTACCACTTCCTTTCTTGTTGAAGCGACTAAACTACTGCCCTGgcaagatcctcctgtctcactcaTTCTGCTTCCATGCTGATGTCATGAAGCTGGCCTGTGCTGACATTACTGTCAATATCTTATATGGACTCTATGTGGTTCTATCCACAGTGGGTGTAGACTCTTTGCTTATTGTTATGTCCTATGCACTGATTCTTCACACAGTCATGGGGCTAGCCTCTCCCGGGGAGCGCGTTCGGACCCTCAACACATGTGTTTCCCATATCTTGGCAGTCTTGGTCTTTTATATTCCAGTCATAGGTGTGTCCATGATTCATCGTTTTGGTAAGCACCTGCCCCACATTGTTCACGCCCTTGTAGCATATGTGTACCTTGTGGTGCCTCCTGTGCTCAACCCCATCATCTACAGTGTCAAGTCCAAGCCCATCAGGGGAGCCATGTTCAGAGTGTTAAGTAGGAAAAGCCAAGGCtaa
- the LOC131901739 gene encoding olfactory receptor 51E1, whose amino-acid sequence MVGINSNESSATYFILIGLPGLEEAQFWLAFPLCSLYLIAVLGNLTIIYIVRTEHSLHEPMYIFLCMLSGLDILISTSSMPKMMAIFWFNSTTIQFDACLVQMFAIHSLSGMESTVLLAMAFDRYVAICHPLRHATVLTLPRVAKIGMAAVVRGAALMAPLPVFIKRLPFCRSNILSHSYCLHQDVMKLACADIRVNVIYGLIVIISAIGLDSLLISFSYLLILKTVLGLTREAQAKAFGTCVSHVCAVFIFYVPFIGLSMVHRFSKRRDSLLPVIMANTYLLIPPVLNPIVYGVKTKEIRQRILRLFLTTPHTSDH is encoded by the coding sequence ATGGTGGGCATCAACAGCAATGAATCCAGTGCCACGTACTTCATCTTAATAGGCCTCCCAGGGTTAGAAGAGGCTCAGTTCTGGTTGGCTTTTCCATTGTGCTCTCTCTACCTTATTGCTGTGTTAGGTAACTTGACAATCATCTACATTGTGAGGACGGAGCACAGCCTACATGAGCCCATGTATATCTTTCTTTGCATGCTTTCTGGCCTAGACATCCTCATTTCCACTTCATCCATGCCAAAAATGATGGCCATTTTCTGGTTCAATTCCACTACCATCCAGTTTGATGCTTGTCTGGTACAGATGTTTGCCATCCATTCCTTATCTGGCATGGAGTCCACAGTGCTTCTGGCCATGGCCTTTgatcgctatgtggccatctgccatCCTCTACGCCATGCCACTGTGCTTACATTGCCTCGTGTTGCCAAGATTGGCATGGCTGCTGTGGTCAGGGGTGCTGCACTAATGGCACCCTTACCTGTTTTCATCAAAAGACTACCCTTCTGTCGATCCAATATTCTTTCTCATTCCTATTGCCTACACCAAGATGTCATGAAGCTGGCCTGTGCTGACATCCGTGTCAATGTCATCTATGGCCTCATTGTCATCATCTCTGCCATTGGCTTGGATTCACTTCTCATCTCCTTCTCATATTTGCTCATCCTTAAGACTGTGCTGGGCTTGACACGAGAAGCCCAGGCAAAAGCGTTTGGCACATGTGTCTCTCATGTGTGCGCTGTTTTCATATTCTATGTGCCTTTCATTGGATTATCAATGGTTCACCGTTTTAGCAAGAGGCGtgactctctccttcctgtcattATGGCTAACACCTATCTGCTCATTCCTCCTGTACTCAACCCCATTGTCTATGGAGTCAAGACAAAGGAGATCCGGCAGCGCATTCTACGTCTTTTTCTCACAACCCCACATACTTCAGATCACTAG